The window GTGGGCCTGCGCGTCTACGGCTCGCGGCTTGGCGCCTTTGAGCCGGGCGCCTGCGAGGACAGCGAACTCTTCGTGCCGATGGCGGGCGTCGACCGCGAGGCCCTCTTGAGCACCGTGCGGGACACTCAGGCGGTGGGCGCGACGCCCATCGCGCTGTCGTTGGGGCGCGCCGCGGCGGACTTTCCCGCCGCGGGCCGCAAGCTCATTGTGCTCGTCACCGACGGCGAGGAGTCCTGCGGCGGCGACGTGCGCGCGGTCGCCGAGGGGCTGAGGGCGCAAGGCATCCAGATCGACTTGAGGATCATCGGCTTCGACCTCTCCGAGCGCGCCGTGGCGAGCTTCGAGGGCGTCGGCACCTTCGAAAACGCGACGAGCGCGGCGGAACTAGCGGCGGCCCTGGGCCGGGCCGTCGAGACCGTGGTTCCCGAGGTTGCCGAGGCCGAGGCGACCCATCTTGTCACCGTCCTCCTCACGCGTGGCGGCCTACCCGCTGCGGACGGCGCCCGCGTCACCTTCGAGGACGCCGTCTCCGGCGAGGGTTATGAATTCGTCCAGGACGCGCCCGGCACGCTCCGCGGCGCGCTCGCCGCCGGCGCCTACCGCGCCTTCGCCGAAGACGCCTTTGGCGCGGCCCAACTTTTCGGCGGCCTCACAGTCACGCCCGAGGGCGAGAACCACTTCGCCTTCGAGCTGGCGCCGGAGGTGGCGGTGACGCTCTCGGTCACGCCGGCCGACCCTGTCGCGGGGAGCACGGTGAGCGTCGCCTACGAGGGCGCGCCCGAGGGCGAGCGTAACTGGATCGCGGTGGTCCCAGCGGACGCGCCCGACGAGGTCTATCTTGGCTGGGCCTACGTGCAGGGCAGCAGCGGTCAGGTCGAACTGCGCATCCCCGCTGAGACGGGCGCGCTCGAGGCCCGCTACCACCTGGCCCTGCCGGAGGGAGGCACCCGGGTGATCGGCCGGAGCGAAGCCTTTACCCCGCGGGAAGTCGAGGTCGGCGTGGAGGCCCCCGCCGAGGTCGTCGCGGGGTCCTCCTTCGAGGTGACCTGGACCGGGCCGAACAACCCCGACGACTACCTGACCATTGTCGAAACGGGCGCGCCCGAGGGCAGCTACCGCTCTTATGCCTACACCAGCCGGGGCAACCCCGTCACCCTCACCGCGCCGACCGAGCCGGGCGCCTACGAGGTCCGCTACAGCAGCGACAGCAGCCGCAGGACCTTCGCCAGCGTGCCCATCACGGTGACGGGGGCGGACATCGCCGTCAGCGGCCCGGCCGAGGTCGAGGCGGGTGCCCCCTTCGAGATCACCTGGACCGGACCCGACAACCAGGGCGACTACCTGACCATCGTCGAAACGGGCGCAGCCGAGGGCATGTACCTCGACTACGCCTACACCCGCGACGGCAACCCCGCCACGCTCACCGCACCGGCCGAGCCGGGACCGTACGAGATCCGCTACTCCACGGAACAGGAGAGCCCCAACCCGACGCTGGCGAGCGCGCCCATCACGGTGGTGGCCGCCGCCATCAGCCTCGAGGCCCCGGCCGAGGTCGGCGCGGGCGAGTCCTTTTCGGTCGCCTGGACCGGGCCCGACGGGCCGCAGGACTATCTGACCATCGTCTTGGCCAATGCGCCCGACGGGACCTATCTCGACTACGC is drawn from Deinococcota bacterium and contains these coding sequences:
- a CDS encoding VWA domain-containing protein, with the translated sequence MLSLPPLPAITRGFVGALFVLLALSLSVLGEAQAQTQETPSATPSATPSATYVQLVLDASGSMWNQLADGRYRIVAAKDVLTTFVSGLPSEEGLNVGLRVYGSRLGAFEPGACEDSELFVPMAGVDREALLSTVRDTQAVGATPIALSLGRAAADFPAAGRKLIVLVTDGEESCGGDVRAVAEGLRAQGIQIDLRIIGFDLSERAVASFEGVGTFENATSAAELAAALGRAVETVVPEVAEAEATHLVTVLLTRGGLPAADGARVTFEDAVSGEGYEFVQDAPGTLRGALAAGAYRAFAEDAFGAAQLFGGLTVTPEGENHFAFELAPEVAVTLSVTPADPVAGSTVSVAYEGAPEGERNWIAVVPADAPDEVYLGWAYVQGSSGQVELRIPAETGALEARYHLALPEGGTRVIGRSEAFTPREVEVGVEAPAEVVAGSSFEVTWTGPNNPDDYLTIVETGAPEGSYRSYAYTSRGNPVTLTAPTEPGAYEVRYSSDSSRRTFASVPITVTGADIAVSGPAEVEAGAPFEITWTGPDNQGDYLTIVETGAAEGMYLDYAYTRDGNPATLTAPAEPGPYEIRYSTEQESPNPTLASAPITVVAAAISLEAPAEVGAGESFSVAWTGPDGPQDYLTIVLANAPDGTYLDYAYTRGGSPLTLTAPTEPGAYEIRYASDRVRGTFARLPIRVR